The following coding sequences are from one Acidobacteriota bacterium window:
- the acpS gene encoding holo-ACP synthase, which produces MILGCGIDLVEVARFERERVRRDGDSFDDVLTPSEMAHSQALRRPVMGYAAGFAAKEACFKALGTGKVGSMSWHDLEVGREEGRYTITLGGETAEVAHRLGVDEIHLSLASTRAQVVALVVVSGRRPTPYACTRPPSP; this is translated from the coding sequence ATGATTCTCGGCTGTGGCATCGACCTCGTTGAGGTCGCCCGATTCGAGCGCGAGCGTGTGCGACGCGACGGCGACAGCTTCGACGACGTGTTGACGCCATCCGAGATGGCCCACAGCCAGGCGCTTCGGCGACCCGTGATGGGATATGCCGCAGGGTTTGCTGCGAAGGAAGCCTGCTTCAAGGCCCTTGGTACGGGCAAAGTGGGATCCATGTCGTGGCACGACCTCGAGGTCGGCCGCGAGGAAGGCAGATACACAATCACGCTCGGCGGCGAGACAGCAGAGGTGGCGCACAGACTTGGTGTTGATGAGATACATTTGTCGCTGGCCAGTACGCGAGCGCAGGTGGTGGCGTTGGTGGTGGTCAGCGGGCGTCGGCCGACGCCCTACGCCTGCACACGGCCGCCTTCGCCCTGA
- the acsA gene encoding acetate--CoA ligase translates to MAVDYEQLRRETTWDVARKELGYAEGGKVNIGYLCVDRHVEAGRGEKLALIHEGHDGTLRRFTFRDLQQLSNGWAQFLRGTVSIRQLDRVCLFLDKIPELYIGFLGVLKTGAVVEPLFSAFGEDALVARMLDSKATAIITQKRHVGKVRKAKDRLPDLKAIIVIDHDEDGRKLRDGEIDYRMMDHRADEFAIAPTYAETPSVLHYTSGTTGAPKGAMHVHGSVFAQYLTTKVVLDVRDDDIYWCTADPGWVTGTSYGIIGPWVMGATQVVLDAGFSSDRWYATIERHHITVWYTAPTAIRMLMRDGFEPVRRRNLTSLRHMCSVGEPLNPEAVRWGHEAFGLWFHDTFWQTETGSIVVTNLPGMPVKPGSMGRPFPALTAAVVEPKTGEPITEPGRVGLIAIRPPWPSLMRTYWNNTATYYSKFLNGWYICGDQASLDKDGYFWFCGRDDDVINTGGHLVGPFEIESALLEHPAVAESAAIGKPDPVNMEVVKAFVALRPGFTANADLELDIMNYVRKKLSPLAMPQEIEFVEKVPKTRSGKILRRVLKAKELGQPIGDISTMDDD, encoded by the coding sequence ATGGCCGTTGATTACGAGCAATTACGTCGCGAGACGACGTGGGATGTCGCCCGCAAAGAACTCGGCTACGCCGAGGGCGGCAAGGTGAACATCGGGTACCTGTGCGTCGATCGTCATGTCGAAGCCGGCCGCGGCGAAAAACTGGCGTTGATTCACGAGGGTCACGACGGAACGCTCCGGCGCTTCACGTTCCGTGACCTGCAGCAGTTGAGCAACGGGTGGGCCCAGTTCCTGCGCGGTACCGTGTCGATTCGTCAACTCGACCGCGTCTGCCTGTTTCTCGACAAGATTCCCGAGCTCTACATCGGGTTTCTCGGTGTCCTCAAGACGGGTGCCGTCGTCGAGCCGCTCTTCTCCGCGTTTGGCGAAGACGCGCTCGTCGCCCGGATGCTCGATAGCAAGGCCACCGCGATCATCACGCAGAAGCGTCACGTCGGCAAAGTCCGCAAAGCCAAGGACCGCCTGCCCGACTTGAAGGCCATCATCGTCATCGATCACGACGAAGACGGACGCAAGCTCAGGGACGGCGAGATCGACTACCGGATGATGGACCATCGGGCCGACGAGTTCGCGATCGCGCCCACGTACGCCGAGACGCCAAGCGTGCTGCACTATACGAGCGGCACCACGGGCGCGCCCAAGGGTGCGATGCACGTGCATGGCAGCGTCTTCGCGCAGTATCTGACAACGAAGGTCGTGCTCGATGTCAGAGACGACGACATCTACTGGTGCACCGCCGACCCTGGCTGGGTGACGGGTACCAGCTACGGCATCATCGGACCATGGGTGATGGGCGCCACACAGGTCGTGCTCGACGCGGGGTTCTCGAGCGACCGCTGGTACGCCACCATTGAACGCCACCACATCACCGTGTGGTACACCGCGCCGACCGCCATCCGCATGCTGATGAGGGACGGATTCGAGCCGGTCCGCCGCCGCAACCTCACCAGCCTCCGCCACATGTGCAGCGTGGGCGAACCGCTGAACCCGGAGGCCGTGCGCTGGGGCCACGAGGCGTTCGGGCTGTGGTTCCACGACACGTTCTGGCAGACCGAAACCGGCTCTATCGTGGTGACCAACCTGCCCGGCATGCCGGTGAAGCCGGGGAGCATGGGCCGGCCGTTCCCGGCGCTGACGGCGGCGGTGGTCGAGCCCAAGACGGGCGAACCGATCACCGAGCCCGGCCGCGTCGGCCTGATTGCCATCCGGCCACCCTGGCCGAGCCTGATGCGCACGTACTGGAACAACACGGCCACGTACTACAGCAAGTTTCTAAACGGCTGGTACATCTGCGGCGATCAGGCCAGCCTCGACAAGGACGGCTACTTCTGGTTTTGCGGCCGCGATGATGATGTGATCAACACTGGCGGCCACCTGGTGGGACCGTTCGAAATCGAGAGCGCGCTGCTGGAGCATCCGGCGGTCGCCGAGTCGGCGGCCATCGGCAAACCCGACCCGGTCAACATGGAGGTGGTCAAGGCGTTCGTGGCGCTGCGGCCGGGATTCACGGCCAACGCGGATCTCGAACTCGACATCATGAACTACGTGCGGAAGAAGTTGTCGCCGCTGGCGATGCCGCAAGAGATAGAGTTTGTGGAGAAGGTGCCCAAGACGCGCAGCGGCAAGATCCTGCGGCGCGTGCTGAAGGCCAAGGAACTCGGACAACCGATCGGCGACATCAGCACGATGGATGATGACTAG
- a CDS encoding acyl carrier protein, with protein sequence MKEMILDYIRNEYLDEDEADDVDLNENTPLISGGIVDSFSMVSLKRFLEKKFIISIPDAEASPEAFDTVTSIIALVNRHLAKKGA encoded by the coding sequence GTGAAAGAGATGATTCTGGACTACATCAGGAATGAATACCTCGACGAAGACGAGGCCGACGACGTCGATCTCAACGAGAACACGCCCCTGATCTCCGGCGGCATCGTCGACAGCTTCAGCATGGTGAGCCTGAAGCGGTTTCTCGAAAAGAAGTTCATCATCAGCATCCCGGATGCCGAGGCGTCGCCGGAGGCGTTCGATACGGTCACGAGCATCATCGCGCTGGTGAACAGGCACCTGGCGAAGAAGGGAGCCTGA